The Streptomyces sp. NBC_00286 nucleotide sequence ATGAGCCCGCAGCCCTTCCAGGACTTTCACCAGGGGCCGGTAGGAGCCTGAGGTGAACATGTCCTCGGGCTGCTCTCCGGGCTGGAGAAACACCGGCACGATCAAAGAGGCGAGCTTGCCTTCTCCGGGCTTCTGGCGGAGTGCCCGGCCGATGGCCTGGACGATGTCGTGCGGCGCCCCCTTGGGGTCCAACAGGGCAACGGAGTCCACCGCGCGAATGTCGACGCCCTCGCCCAGGACCCGGCAGTTGGAGAGCACGGCCCGCTGCGCCGTGGACCCGAACGAGCCCAGGACTTCTTGCCGACGTTCGGGGACGTGCTCGCCACACAGCCAGTCCGCCCAGACCCGAGCCGGGTACATCTCCGGCTGGTCGGCGTGCAGCTTCGCGGCCACCCGCTCCAGGCCCTCCGCGTACGCCTGTGCCTCTATCGTCCGGTGGTGGAAGGTGATGCAGGTCTGGAGCCCGTGCTGCGCCATCGTGTGCAGGAGCGCGGCCTGGAGGGCTCCGAGGCGCTGCCCGCGGACCTCTTCCGTGTGCCGTTCCTCGCCCATCAGCCGCTCGGGCGTGACGACGGGGTCCTGGAGCTCCAGGACGATGATCTGATACCGCGCCAGTAGCCCGCGCGACACGGCCGACGCGAGCGAGAGCTTGTACAGGACGGGCCCGAAGACCTTCTCGTCATCCATGGACGCCGCCATCTTCCGCGGCAGCGGATCCCGCACCCCCTCAGCAACCTCCCGGTTGAGCCGCTCTTCCCAGATCCGCGGTGTGGCCGTCAGGTACAGCCGCCGATACGCCGGAATGACGGTCTGGTCGTGGATGTCCGCCCACGCCTTCCCCATCGAGCCACTTGTCCTGTGGGCCTCATCAACCACCGCGAGGTCTACTGGATCAAGCTTCTGACCGTAGACACCCTCGAACGCCTCCGCCAGGACGCCCAGGCTGGCGTACGTCGCGTAGATGGTCACCGGCCCCTGCCCGTGCCACAGCGCCAACTGGATCGGGTTCGTCGTGGAGCGCACCTTCAACGACCACAGCTCCGGATCGTCCTGAAGCGAACACACCGCAACCGCCGGCCCCTTGTGGCCGGCCTCGTGCCACGCCCTCACCGTCTGCGCCAGCAGATCCAACGTCGGCACCAGCACGAGCACACGCCCCCTGGGCACAAGCCGCCTCGCCGACGCCGCCGCCATAATCGTCTTCCCCGTCCCACACGCGGCGTGCACCTGCCCACGAAGACCATTCCAGGGAATACCACCCGGCGGAACATCAAGACCCCGCACAATGGCAGCAACGGCCTCGATCTGGTGATCACGCAGCTTCACGGCCATGCCCCGTGCTCTCCTTTTCGCGGAATGCAGCGCGTAATAGAAATGGAATCCAAGGCGCAAGGTGCGCGGCGGTAGGGTGTAGCATCTTATCCCAGACTCTACACAGCCAGGACTCGTGATGCATCACCCGCACACCAACTTCTGCGCCCGAGGATGACACCTGACTCAATCCCATCCACGAATGGCCGATTGCCCTGTATGCTGACAGGACGTTGGTGAACACGTTGGGACAGTCAGACGATGGGGGAGGGGTTCAGGGTGGAGCGCAGCGGAACCCGTCACTACAACGAGGCCGGCACCACCCCGTCAGTCCGTCAGTCCGACGGTCCGTCACATCCGTTACAGGGATAGTAGCTGGGAATCCCAAGCCCTACACAGACCCGCACGTGATGCACCCGCCCTTGCTGCCAGCCCCAGGAATCCCGCTTGCGGGAGTCCCTCAATTCGCGTTTACGCGAATTGACACGCATTCAGAATTCCGCTTGCGGAATTCGATTCCCGCGCTTGCGCGGGAATCTGGCGGAGCGTCAGCGGAGCCACTCTCTATGCAGCGCGCCAGCGC carries:
- a CDS encoding DEAD/DEAH box helicase; this encodes MAVKLRDHQIEAVAAIVRGLDVPPGGIPWNGLRGQVHAACGTGKTIMAAASARRLVPRGRVLVLVPTLDLLAQTVRAWHEAGHKGPAVAVCSLQDDPELWSLKVRSTTNPIQLALWHGQGPVTIYATYASLGVLAEAFEGVYGQKLDPVDLAVVDEAHRTSGSMGKAWADIHDQTVIPAYRRLYLTATPRIWEERLNREVAEGVRDPLPRKMAASMDDEKVFGPVLYKLSLASAVSRGLLARYQIIVLELQDPVVTPERLMGEERHTEEVRGQRLGALQAALLHTMAQHGLQTCITFHHRTIEAQAYAEGLERVAAKLHADQPEMYPARVWADWLCGEHVPERRQEVLGSFGSTAQRAVLSNCRVLGEGVDIRAVDSVALLDPKGAPHDIVQAIGRALRQKPGEGKLASLIVPVFLQPGEQPEDMFTSGSYRPLVKVLEGLRAHDEEAVELLAIPQEPQKDVAQPSVNIGVAPAEGEDESRLLLRFAAPRDPVMVADWVSFNVIDTERQDWARAWAKLKTYVERVGNARVPYGHREGATPLGQWIAEQRRAYTAGQMSGQRARRLEQLGMVWSLADERFQENLEAAKAYYDQHWTLCAPRSAAMLDRPLGMWLANLRRPGALDGHPEWKTALEAVDEDWNPVWPAEWQRHYAALRELVADEDGQAGETEVLPGFTVHGMDIGKWLARQRKPEVWQALQDGQRERLEQLGITPIAPKPETPAKPPATPMSAFERGVAALAQYKARTGSVTVPRTHVEAVEVDGQEHSVKLGVWIMNLKGRRAKLTVEKLAALAALGLEWAREG